The sequence CAGCACGCGGGCGACCGCCTTTCCAACGCGGAGGGCGACTTCAGCGGTGATGGGAAATTCGTTTACGCGGCCACGGATGCCGTCGGTTCCAAACAATCGGGTGCTCATGAAAATAGGGAGTCAGCTTCTGACAAAACAGTCGGACGGGGATAGGAAAAACGCGTTAATTTCGTCGCATTTTTACCTCTGCGGGCGGTGGCAATCGGCTACCGCTCTCCTCTCACTCCGGCTCAGGGCCGCACCTACGGAACGAGGGGGTTGTGCCCCCCGTGGCGGAAAAACACAAGCACAAGTCCGTGTTTCCGTCCCCACCCGTTCTATTCCAATACCGCGCGCTGGATGCGGCCGGGGGATTTTTTCAGGAACTGGCGGGCGAGGGCCTCGAATTGTTCCGAAAGGTCGGTGAGGTGGATCGTGAGGCTGCCGTCCTGGGTTTCCGGGGCGAGCAGCTCGAGGCGGGTCAGCTCGCGCTTCAGGTGCTCCGCGCAGGTGGTGGCGGAGTCCACCAGCCGGACCTCCGCCGGCAGTAGCTCGCGCAGCACCGGAATCAGCAGCGGGTAGTGGGTGCAGGCCAGCATCAGGGTGTCGATGCCCTTGTCCACCAGCGGCTGGAGGTAGGCGTCCAGCACCAGCCGGATCGCCGGGTGGTCGATCCAGTTTTCCTCGATGAAGGGCACGAGCAGCGGCGTGGCCTGGCCGTGGATGATCAGGCCGGTCCGCCGCTGGGCCAGCGCGTGCTGGTAGGCATGGGAACGGATGGTGCCCTGGGTGGCGATGATGCCGACCCGCTCGGTGGTGGGCTCGGCCAGGGCGGCCTCCACCCCCGGTTCGATCACGCCGATGATCGGGGTGCGGTACTGGGCCAGCAGGCTCGGCAGGGCGTGGGCGGTCGCCGTGTTGCAGGCGACCACAATGGCCTTCACGTGTTTCCCGAGCAGGAAGCGCACGTCCTCATCCGCGAACTGGCGGATGGTCTGGGGGCTTTTCGAGCCGTAGGGCAGGCGCGCGGTGTCCCCGAGGTAGATGATGTCCTCGTGGGGCAGGAGCTGCTGGACGGCGCGGACGACCGTGAGGCCGCCGACGCCGGAATCGAAAATACCAAGGGGTGCGCTGGACACGCGGGGAAAATGGCAGGCCGCCGGAAAGACGCAATTACTTCGCGGGCTCGGTCGTTTCCGGAGCGGCGGGAGCCGGTGCCGGAGTGGTGTCCGCGGAGGGCGCGGGGGCCGGGGAGGCGTCCGCCGGAGCCGCGTCGGCAGGGGCGGGTTCAACCTTGGCCGGGGCCTTTTTCGCGGGCTTCTTGCTGCCGAGGTCGTCGAGCAGCGAGCGGCCGGTTTCCTTCTGGTGGCGGATCGCCAGACCGACCCCGAAGGCGGCGAGGGCCAGCACGATGAACAGCAGGACCATGGTGCCGCTGGAGCGGCCTGCCACCGGTGCGTCCGCCAGCGAGCGGGCGGGGGCCTTTTCCTTTTGCGGCGGCAGGGCCTCGATCGGCGATTGGGTGCCGAGTTCGGCCTGTTCTTCGTCGCTGAGCTGGAAATCGAACGAAACGTCGCCAAGCAGGACCGTCGTTCCGGAATGGAGCGGGATGGTCATCCGGCGCTGGCCTTCCAGCTTCGTGCCATTGGTGGAGCTCAAGTCCCGGATTTCGTAGCCCGCGTCGGTCCGGACCATCTCGGCGTGCTTCACCGAGACGGAGGAGCAATTGATCTGGATGTCGTTCTCGCTGCCGCGGCCGAGGGAAACCTTCCGGCGGTCGAGTTGGAACCGGTAGGGCTGCGGGGTGGTATCGGGAACGGTGATGGTGACGCGGGGCATAGGGCCAGAACGAGGGTTTCACGCGGGTTCTAGCGTGGAAATCCGTAGGGATGCACGGAAATTTCCGGCAATTTCCCAACGTATCGGGCGGTGATGAAAGTGATTTTGACCCTTCTGACCCCCTTGCTGCTGGCCGTTCCGTGCCGCGGCGCCGAGGGATCGAAGGCGCTCCGGGTGGTCAGTTGGAACCTCCACCACGGCGAAGGAAGCGATGGAAAGCAGGATCTGGCCCGCATCGCGGCGGTGATTCAGTCCCAGGAGCCGGACGTGGTCGTCCTCCAGGAGGTGGACAACAAGTGCAAGCGCAGCGGCGGGGTGGACCAGGCCGCCGAGCTGGCCCGCCTGACGAACCTGCAATACGTTTTCGGCAAGGCGATGGACCACGATGGCGGCGAATACGGCCAGGCGATCCTGTCCCGGTTCCCGCTCTCCGACCTGAAAATCCACAAGCTCCCTGGCGAAGGTGAGCCGCGGATCGCGATTTCCGCCCGCACGGAGACCCCCTTCGGTCCGCTGACGGTGGCGGGCGTCCACCTCGATTACGGCGACCCGGCCCGGCAACTGGTGCAGGCACAGGTTGCCTCGGCCGCCCTGCTGGAGGTGTCCACCGGTCCGATCGTGCTGGCCGGGGATTTCAATGCCACGGCGGAATCCAAGACACTGGCGGTGTTTTCCCAGGCCCCGTGGATCGTGGTCCCGAAGTCGGGGAGCGCGGCCACCGAGCCCGCGGTGAAGCCGGACAAGGAGATCGATTTCACGGTGGTGAAGGGTCTGCGGCCGGTGAAACCGACCGTGGTGGTGGCCGAGACGGCCGCCTCCGACCACCGGCCGATCGTGACGGCGTTCGCAAAGCCGGAGTGATCCGGGTTTCCATTTGCCAAGAGGCGGTTCCTTTGCTCCATTCCGGACGTTATGGCCAATCCGACCAACGTTCTCGCCAGCGGCATCGAAATCACGGGTTCGATCCGGTTTTCCAACGACATGATCATCGACGGCAAAATCGAGGGTGAGATCACCTCGGACAAAGGCCGCGTGACCATCGGTGAAAACGCGCTCGTGAAGGGCGACGTCACCGCCGGGGAAGTGAAGGTCTACGGCAAGGTGGAAGGCAAGATCACCTCCCAGCGCTGCGAGCTGAAGGACAAGTCGAAGATCAGCGGCGACATCAAGTCCAAGGTCTTCACCATGGAGGAAGGCGCCCAGCTCTCCGGCCGCACCGAAATCGGCGGCTGAGCCTAGCGACAACGTTTTTGGAGAAGGGCGGGCCGTGTGGTCCGCCTTTTTCGTCCCTGCTCCCAGTTAGGCTCCCAGGATCCGCTTCTGGGCGGCGGCGTCGAGGGGGGTGCAGAGGCGGTAGCCTTCACCGCGCGGCGGGAGGGTGGCGGTGAAGGCGTCGCGGGCCTCGGGAGTGTCGAAATCGAGGCCGATCAGGGCGCGGCCGATGCGTTCGCCGGACTGGCGGTAGTTGAAGTAGAAGAAGCTGGCGCGGCCGCGGATGATCTTGTCGAGGAAGTCGTGGAGCGCGCCGCGGCGCTCGTAGAAGTCGAGGCGCAGGAACAGCGGGCTGGTGAGCAGTTCCTCGCGCAGCGGGATGGCGCGGAAATTCACGTCCACGGCTCCGGAAAGGTCCTCCCACTCGTAGCCACCGGCGGCGAAGCGGTCGGGGAGGGCGGCGAGCTTGGAGTCATCGTCCGCGGTGACGGTGAAGACCGGCCAGGCCTCGGTGGCGTGGTACTTGCCGTATTGGAAATCGGTGATGTTCAGGCCCTCGAAGCAGCCGTCGAGCAGGGCCAGCATGGTGCCCGGCCGCTCCGGAATGCGGACGCGCAGGGTGCGGCTGGCGGTGGCGGAGGCTCCTTCGGATTGGGCGATCAGGCCGAGCTGGAGGAAGTCGATGTTCGCGCCGGTGACGACGACGAGGACGCGCTTGCCGACGAGTGCCTCGCGGTTCTTCAGCACGGCGGCGAGGCCCATCGCGCCGGAGGGTTCGGACACGCAGCGGAGCGTTTCCCAGAGCACGCGGATGGCGCGGCTGACCTCGGTGTTGCTGACGGTTTCGACGCGGGAAAGGGTGCCGCGGCAGATCTCGAAGGGCAGGGAGCCCGCCTTCCGGACGGCGGTGCCGTCGCAGAAGATGTCGACCTTGTCCAAGGTGACGGGCTCACCGGCTTCGAGCGCGGCCTTCATTGAGGCCTGGCCTTCGCCTTCCACGCCGATGAGTTCGGTGTCCGGCCAAAGCATGTTCAGCCAGCAGGCCGCCCCAGCGGCCATGCCGCCACCGCCGATCTGGAGGTAGGCGGCATCGAAGGGGCCGTGGCCGGAAAGCACGACTTCGTCGGCCAGCGTGGCCTGCCCGGCCATTACCTGGAGGTCGTCGTAGGCGTGCAGGTAGACCGCGCCGGTGGCGCGCTCGTCCTCACGGGCGGCGGTCACGGCCTCGTCGTAGCTGTCGCCGGAAAGGAGGATCTCCACGCGGTCGCCGCCATGGAGTTTCACCGCCTGTTGTTTCACGCGGGGCGTGGAACGCGGCATGTAGATGCGCGCCTGGATACCGAGTTGTTTGGCGGCGAGGGCCACTCCCTGGGCGTGGTTGCCGGCCGAGGCGGTGACCACTCCGCGGGCGGCCTCCTCGGGCGTGAGCACGGCCATGCGGTTGCAGGCGCCGCGCCACTTGTAGGCCTTGATGGGCGAGAGATCCTCGCGCTTCACCCAGATCTCCGGGCCGGGGCCGGGGAGGATCAGGCGCTCGAGGGGAGTGGGCTGCCCGAAGCGATACACCCGCTCGCGGGCGAACAGGGTTTCCTGCCGCAGGCGGCGGTCGAGGGGCAGCGCGTCACGTTCCATGCCCTTGGTTTCGGGCAGGGGCGGGTGGCGTGCAAGGTTAGATCGGCGGGCGCTCTCCCTTGAGATGGAGGAATCGCAGGCCGGGAAATCTTTTGAAATCGGAATCGAATGAGACCAGCCGGCACCCGGCTTCCATGGCCAACGCCGCCAGATAGGCATCCGTCCAGAGCGGCGGGGTGACGATGCCCTGTTGGACCCAGGATTCCATCTGCCCGTCTTCGATCCCTGTGTCCGGCAGGAACCGCACCTCCGGCAGTGCTAGGAAGGACTGATAAGCCTCCCACGCTTCCTCCACCGAAAAAGGCTGTCCGGCCATCGCCTTGGAGTTGGTGGCCAGCCGCAACAATCCGAGGACAGTCACCCGGCAGAAGAGGAGTTCCTCCGCGCCGCCGGTTTCCCAGTAGTGGCGTGCTGCTTCATGGTGCTGGTGGTTCTCGTCGCAGAGAGCCAGCCAGACATTCACATCAAGAAGGTCCATGGGCACGGGCGGCGTCTTCTTCGTCGAGGAGCTTCCGGGCCCGCGCGTTGCTGAGGGCTGGGATCACCTTGCCGGTTGCCTTGCGAGGGAGGGGAAGCGGGCTGCGCCGGGTGGAAATGTGGGCCGCTCCCCCGTAAAGCCCTGCCTCCACATATTGGGTGAGCAGCTCTTTCAAGGTGACTCCGTCCCGGGCGGCTTTGGTCTTCAGATCCCGGAAAACCGGATCGGGAAGGTCCAAGGTGGTTCGCATAAACGCATATTCACATCAAAATGGGCCCGCGTCAATCCACCTCACGAAAGAGGCAGGCCTTGGGCTGGCCTGCCTCTCCGGATGACAAGGGTATCGTGTCGCGAAGCCTCAGCGCTTGAAGAGCTGGAGGTTCGCGTTCGAGCCGCGGACCTGGTAGCCGGAGCCGAAGGGGACCTGGGGCACCGGACCGGCGGCGGCGTAGGCGGCGCGCAGGTCGGCTTGGCCATGGTTGGCGAAGAGCTCGATCGGGGTGTCGTAGGAGCCGAAGAGTTTCGTCTGCCAGCCGCTGTAGTAGCGGAACGGGATGCCGGAGTCGTCCTGGACGACGGCGTGGCAATTGCTCAGCACGAAGTTGCGGATGCCGGAGAAGCCATCGTCGTGCATCAGGTAGGAGGCGGCCTTGAAGTAGGCCACCGAGCCGCCGTAGGACGACAGCCACGAGCGGTAGCCGCCATTGAAGCCGCTGTTCGAGAGGTCGCCGGAGACGTAGATGACGCGCTTCGAACCGCTGCCGGGGATGCGGAAGTCGATCTGGACGGCGGGTTTACCTCCGGCGGAGAGCGATTGGATGTTCTGCACCGTGCCGTTCATCAGGCCGATGGTGGAGAGCAGGATCGGGGTGACGCCCTGCAGCGGACCGTTCGCGAGGTCGCCGCGCATGTCCTTGGTGATGAAATAGCCGACCTTGAGCTGGGTATCGACCGAGCGGGAAAGCTGCGACAGCGCGCCGAGCACCGCGCCCGGGTCCTGGCCCTCCAGCATCGGCAACGAACCGGCGGGCTCCAGTCCGAGCAGGACATAGGTGGAGGTGTGCGGGAACATGCCGATGGCATGCAGCAGGTCCGGCCCGCCGAAGGGATAGAGGAGGGTGCCCGGCGAGCCGATGGTGGGCGCGAGGTTCTCATCCGACCACATGCTCTGTTTCAGCGTGCGACGGGAGGCATAGTAGCGCCAGCGGTAGCGCATGCTGTCCGAGTAGGACTTGTAGTTCGCCGTCATCTGCATCTGGGAGAGGGAGGCACCGTGGTGGACGGCCTTGCCTGCCAGGAACAGGGTGATGTCGTTCACGTCCGCGGTGCCGGAGGCGGGAGCGAACACGGGAGGCGGTTCGGCGGCGGCCGGATCGCCGGTGGTGATGATCGGCTTCGACGGCGTGGGCGAGCAACCGGCGAGAGCCAGGGAAAGCAAAAGGACGGAGGCGCGTTTCATGGGGATTTGCGGTTGAGTGGGAACCAGAGAAGAGCGCAGGCGAGGGCGGTCAGCAGGCCGCAGAGGGTGGGAAAGGAGGCGAGGTGGTAACCGTCGGCGGGAGCCGGGCGGGTGAATTCCTTCACGAGGGACTGAAGGATCACGAATCCCGCCATTCCGATGAAAATCAAGGAAAGGATGAGGTGCGGGGCGCTCGCCTGGCCGCGGCGGCGCAGGATGAAGATCCCGGCCACGGCGAGGGCGGAGCAGAGGGTGAGGCCGGACTGGGTGTAGTTGACCAGGGTGTCGAGCTGGCCGAACCAGACGAAGGCCAGCGCGAGGACGGTTTGGAAGACGAGAGCGTTGAGCGGGACGCCATCCTTCGGGGCGAACCAGCGCAGGGCCGCGACGTCCCTGCCCATCGAGCCGAGCACCCGCGGGCCGGCCCACAGCAGCGCGCTGACGGAGGAGAACAGGCCGATGGCGAGCAGGCCGGAGGTCCAGCGGGCGGCGG comes from Luteolibacter sp. LG18 and encodes:
- the murI gene encoding glutamate racemase, with the protein product MSSAPLGIFDSGVGGLTVVRAVQQLLPHEDIIYLGDTARLPYGSKSPQTIRQFADEDVRFLLGKHVKAIVVACNTATAHALPSLLAQYRTPIIGVIEPGVEAALAEPTTERVGIIATQGTIRSHAYQHALAQRRTGLIIHGQATPLLVPFIEENWIDHPAIRLVLDAYLQPLVDKGIDTLMLACTHYPLLIPVLRELLPAEVRLVDSATTCAEHLKRELTRLELLAPETQDGSLTIHLTDLSEQFEALARQFLKKSPGRIQRAVLE
- a CDS encoding endonuclease/exonuclease/phosphatase family protein — translated: MKVILTLLTPLLLAVPCRGAEGSKALRVVSWNLHHGEGSDGKQDLARIAAVIQSQEPDVVVLQEVDNKCKRSGGVDQAAELARLTNLQYVFGKAMDHDGGEYGQAILSRFPLSDLKIHKLPGEGEPRIAISARTETPFGPLTVAGVHLDYGDPARQLVQAQVASAALLEVSTGPIVLAGDFNATAESKTLAVFSQAPWIVVPKSGSAATEPAVKPDKEIDFTVVKGLRPVKPTVVVAETAASDHRPIVTAFAKPE
- a CDS encoding pyridoxal-phosphate dependent enzyme, coding for MERDALPLDRRLRQETLFARERVYRFGQPTPLERLILPGPGPEIWVKREDLSPIKAYKWRGACNRMAVLTPEEAARGVVTASAGNHAQGVALAAKQLGIQARIYMPRSTPRVKQQAVKLHGGDRVEILLSGDSYDEAVTAAREDERATGAVYLHAYDDLQVMAGQATLADEVVLSGHGPFDAAYLQIGGGGMAAGAACWLNMLWPDTELIGVEGEGQASMKAALEAGEPVTLDKVDIFCDGTAVRKAGSLPFEICRGTLSRVETVSNTEVSRAIRVLWETLRCVSEPSGAMGLAAVLKNREALVGKRVLVVVTGANIDFLQLGLIAQSEGASATASRTLRVRIPERPGTMLALLDGCFEGLNITDFQYGKYHATEAWPVFTVTADDDSKLAALPDRFAAGGYEWEDLSGAVDVNFRAIPLREELLTSPLFLRLDFYERRGALHDFLDKIIRGRASFFYFNYRQSGERIGRALIGLDFDTPEARDAFTATLPPRGEGYRLCTPLDAAAQKRILGA
- a CDS encoding FHA domain-containing protein encodes the protein MPRVTITVPDTTPQPYRFQLDRRKVSLGRGSENDIQINCSSVSVKHAEMVRTDAGYEIRDLSSTNGTKLEGQRRMTIPLHSGTTVLLGDVSFDFQLSDEEQAELGTQSPIEALPPQKEKAPARSLADAPVAGRSSGTMVLLFIVLALAAFGVGLAIRHQKETGRSLLDDLGSKKPAKKAPAKVEPAPADAAPADASPAPAPSADTTPAPAPAAPETTEPAK
- a CDS encoding polymer-forming cytoskeletal protein — protein: MANPTNVLASGIEITGSIRFSNDMIIDGKIEGEITSDKGRVTIGENALVKGDVTAGEVKVYGKVEGKITSQRCELKDKSKISGDIKSKVFTMEEGAQLSGRTEIGG
- a CDS encoding TA system VapC family ribonuclease toxin, which translates into the protein MDLLDVNVWLALCDENHQHHEAARHYWETGGAEELLFCRVTVLGLLRLATNSKAMAGQPFSVEEAWEAYQSFLALPEVRFLPDTGIEDGQMESWVQQGIVTPPLWTDAYLAALAMEAGCRLVSFDSDFKRFPGLRFLHLKGERPPI